Proteins from a genomic interval of Polaribacter sp. Q13:
- a CDS encoding site-specific DNA-methyltransferase — MSKSIDNLRYFLKEMFQFNENDLDFGIYKIYNLKRNHIESFIDGDNPNDLAPTIEETLKEVNLANQKTDAIDLENFLKKLNQENLLNDPEANYKQLELFISTEQNQDKKTKLTETLNTLSKSEGITDELKDKIYNHILGFFQMYYSNGDFGYNDRSRDLYKVPYEADYNGSDTMFHWKHKGSLYIKTGTSFNAIKFDLNGKKIEYRLETNENSEEEGTSQNNNKDSQLKHYRFDRIEKVKDKATKETIYQVVFNLSDASTSKVEIFKAIYKEVFKETAIDKYLEYTKDDKTKQVFVDLTKDFDKVQNGAIKGLSALRQKKLKIEKEVKNNFDRGVRLYDEETKQFTDETLKSLYTLDQKLNSFYIGNDADYFIHENLNEFLTNEKNRYVKNYIFDDLESIYAGKLDNTTLLIAKAFDKVGTRIIEFLSTIEDFQKHLFTKKKKVVESEYCITADYIDENYYQEILENKTQLKEWQNLFSLEIKTIEDIKANPTLVLDTKCFKQIDGTNPFKDKIISEIDDLDDKTNGVLFKSENHQGLNFIETKFLSKIDCIYIDPPYNTGDDGFAYKDNFKHSSWITMMENRLFKAKKVLDKGGLIFINIGEQEYFRLKSLLEEVFGNNSISTLIWKKKKQPSFLSQVGTMTDYIFVYAKDKALIKKLSIDKASDGTRRVDNASNPISEMLILKGIESKGLKVGVIKKGIYQNKSMSTEYLEDVVIKDGIVQNDFKVKANFRNKQEAITLFSREKLIYITEKYSFRRYPTDEEMSRNKSISNLLTDWGDNQDSNKEKENLYNDLGEFPYPKPTKLIENIVKSIINPNAFVLDFFGGTGTTAHSVLNLNKNEGKRKYMLMEMGDYFDKVLTKRVVRRIFSENWQNCKPLDNNGSLKHIFKYQVLEQYEDVLDNLQVYKGALPENLPIKYLYKPEENSLDTTLNLFTPFSNTINYGQPTQKGFIDLTETYNYLQGYFIKSIKTYELNKKYYKVIETTNGVLVIWRDIAINEDDSTQIIEITSKHTNIHTIEVNAEFATLTLDKSNHLKVGDEDIELKIISKEIFNQ; from the coding sequence ATGTCAAAATCAATAGATAACTTAAGATACTTCCTTAAAGAAATGTTCCAATTCAATGAAAATGATTTGGACTTTGGTATTTATAAAATATACAACCTTAAACGTAACCACATAGAAAGCTTTATTGATGGAGATAATCCTAACGATTTAGCACCAACTATTGAAGAAACTTTAAAAGAAGTAAATCTTGCAAATCAAAAAACAGATGCTATAGATTTAGAAAATTTTCTAAAAAAACTAAATCAAGAAAATCTTCTTAATGACCCAGAAGCTAATTACAAACAATTAGAGTTATTTATTAGTACAGAACAAAATCAAGACAAGAAAACTAAACTTACAGAAACCTTAAACACGTTATCTAAATCAGAAGGCATAACAGACGAGCTAAAAGACAAAATCTACAATCATATACTTGGTTTCTTCCAGATGTATTATTCTAATGGAGATTTTGGCTATAATGATCGTAGCAGAGACTTATACAAAGTGCCTTACGAAGCAGATTATAATGGTAGTGATACAATGTTTCATTGGAAACACAAAGGCAGCTTATACATTAAAACAGGTACATCTTTCAACGCTATAAAGTTTGATTTAAATGGCAAGAAAATAGAATACCGTTTAGAAACAAATGAAAATAGCGAAGAGGAAGGAACAAGCCAAAACAACAATAAAGACAGCCAATTAAAACATTATCGTTTTGATAGAATTGAAAAAGTAAAAGACAAAGCGACTAAAGAAACTATTTATCAAGTTGTTTTTAATCTTTCTGATGCATCTACCTCTAAAGTAGAAATTTTTAAAGCTATTTATAAAGAAGTATTTAAAGAAACAGCGATTGACAAATATCTTGAATACACTAAAGACGATAAAACCAAACAAGTCTTTGTAGACCTAACTAAAGACTTTGATAAAGTACAAAACGGTGCAATAAAAGGTTTGTCTGCTTTACGTCAAAAGAAACTGAAAATTGAAAAAGAAGTAAAAAACAATTTTGATAGAGGTGTACGCTTATATGATGAAGAAACAAAACAGTTTACAGATGAAACTTTAAAATCACTCTATACATTAGACCAAAAACTAAACAGTTTCTACATTGGTAATGATGCTGATTATTTTATACACGAAAATCTAAACGAGTTTTTAACCAATGAGAAAAACAGATACGTTAAAAATTACATTTTTGATGATTTGGAAAGCATATACGCAGGTAAATTAGATAATACAACCTTACTAATAGCAAAAGCATTTGATAAAGTAGGTACACGTATTATAGAGTTTTTAAGTACTATTGAAGATTTTCAAAAACACTTATTTACCAAAAAGAAAAAAGTAGTAGAAAGCGAGTATTGTATCACAGCAGATTATATAGATGAAAACTACTACCAAGAAATTTTAGAAAACAAAACGCAACTAAAAGAGTGGCAAAATCTTTTTTCTTTAGAAATTAAAACTATTGAAGATATAAAAGCCAACCCAACTTTAGTGTTAGATACCAAATGCTTTAAACAAATAGACGGCACTAACCCATTTAAAGACAAAATAATATCTGAAATTGATGATTTAGATGATAAAACCAATGGTGTATTATTTAAGTCTGAGAATCACCAAGGGCTAAATTTTATAGAAACTAAATTTTTATCAAAAATAGATTGTATTTATATTGATCCACCTTATAATACAGGGGATGATGGTTTTGCTTATAAGGATAATTTCAAACATAGTTCTTGGATAACTATGATGGAAAACCGTTTGTTTAAGGCAAAAAAGGTTTTAGATAAAGGTGGGTTAATATTTATAAACATCGGCGAACAGGAGTATTTTAGATTAAAATCATTATTAGAAGAAGTTTTTGGTAATAATTCAATATCTACTCTTATTTGGAAAAAGAAAAAGCAACCATCGTTCCTCTCACAGGTCGGAACAATGACGGATTACATATTCGTATATGCTAAAGACAAAGCTCTAATTAAAAAACTATCCATAGACAAAGCAAGTGATGGCACAAGAAGGGTGGATAATGCTTCAAATCCTATTTCTGAAATGCTAATTTTAAAAGGGATTGAAAGTAAGGGGTTAAAAGTAGGTGTAATTAAAAAAGGTATATATCAGAATAAATCTATGTCGACAGAATATCTTGAAGACGTAGTAATAAAAGATGGAATTGTTCAAAATGATTTTAAGGTTAAAGCTAATTTTAGAAATAAACAAGAAGCCATAACTTTATTTAGCAGAGAAAAACTTATTTATATAACTGAAAAATATTCTTTTAGAAGGTATCCTACAGATGAGGAAATGTCAAGAAATAAAAGCATTTCTAACCTTTTGACCGATTGGGGTGATAATCAGGATAGTAATAAAGAAAAAGAAAATTTATATAATGATTTAGGTGAATTTCCTTACCCAAAACCAACTAAATTAATTGAAAACATTGTCAAATCAATTATTAATCCAAACGCATTTGTCCTTGATTTCTTTGGAGGTACAGGAACTACTGCTCATTCTGTTTTAAACTTGAATAAAAATGAAGGTAAAAGAAAATATATGCTTATGGAAATGGGAGACTATTTTGATAAAGTTTTGACTAAAAGAGTTGTCAGAAGAATATTTAGTGAGAATTGGCAAAACTGTAAACCATTAGATAATAATGGTTCGTTGAAACATATCTTTAAATACCAAGTATTAGAGCAATACGAAGATGTATTAGATAATTTACAAGTATATAAAGGAGCATTACCAGAAAACTTGCCTATTAAATATTTATACAAACCAGAAGAAAATAGTTTAGATACTACATTAAATTTATTTACTCCATTTAGCAACACTATTAATTATGGGCAACCTACACAAAAAGGTTTTATAGACCTTACAGAAACCTATAATTATTTACAAGGGTATTTTATAAAGTCTATTAAAACGTATGAGTTAAATAAGAAATACTACAAAGTAATAGAAACAACCAATGGTGTATTAGTTATTTGGCGAGATATTGCTATAAATGAAGATGACAGCACGCAAATAATTGAAATAACTTCTAAACACACTAACATTCATACAATAGAGGTAAATGCAGAATTTGCAACACTTACTTTAGATAAAAGCAATCATCTTAAAGTAGGTGATGAAGATATTGAACTAAAAATTATTTCTAAAGAAATCTTTAACCAATAA
- a CDS encoding HD family phosphohydrolase: MSNIVNKLYQNNAIIYKVILFLVATIAIVYLFPKGGQFKYDFNNGQLWKYDNLYAPFDFAIQKTEEEITNEKKEITVNSKMYFLYDFDVENNVKLNYKRRISLIKESDSLNVDEVKRLSEIGQKVIDNVYRKGFLDVASQDRVSNKNEIVAIRKGNEVEDILFKNLLTSREVLEIIRSNLEKEKSFYGKKVLLDLLSEIIKPNVSFDNLYTEKVIDNSIKNISYTKGKVESGKLIILKGDVVEGKKLAILNSLKSESESKVWTDSNYNWIILGYTILVSLALFMLLLFLYKYRIEIYHNNNKVTFIFFNVFSMIFIQTLVIKYNADYLYVVPLSVLPIVLKAFFDARLGLFTHVLTVLLLGYIVPNSFEFIYLHIIAGMVTILTVSELYKRANLFISVAQITLIYMLTYFAFSIIREGNASQINGQYFLLFAANGLLSFLSIILIYMYEKVFGLVSDVTLLELSNTNTKLLRELNEKAPGTFQHSMQVANLAEAAANEIGANSMLIRTGALYHDIGKMLNPMYFTENQSTGVNPHNDLSPGDSSKIITDHVIKGVELAKKYKLPDRIIDFIRTHHGTSSTYYFYMKEKELNPDVVVDIKKFQYQGPIPFSKETAILMMCDASEAASKSLTKPTALSVSNLIDKIISKQMADNQFLNSDITFREIEMIKKVIKKKLMNIYHLRVEYPE; encoded by the coding sequence ATGAGTAATATAGTTAATAAACTGTACCAAAACAACGCCATTATTTATAAGGTAATATTGTTTTTAGTTGCCACAATTGCAATTGTTTATTTGTTTCCAAAAGGGGGGCAATTTAAATATGATTTTAATAATGGGCAACTTTGGAAATATGATAATTTATATGCCCCTTTTGATTTTGCTATTCAGAAAACCGAAGAAGAAATTACGAACGAGAAAAAGGAGATTACTGTAAATTCAAAAATGTATTTTTTATATGATTTTGATGTAGAAAATAATGTAAAGTTAAATTATAAAAGAAGAATATCTCTTATAAAGGAATCTGACTCATTAAATGTAGATGAGGTTAAAAGGTTATCAGAAATTGGTCAAAAAGTAATTGATAATGTTTACAGAAAAGGTTTCTTAGATGTAGCAAGCCAAGATAGGGTTTCTAATAAAAATGAAATAGTTGCCATTAGAAAAGGAAATGAGGTAGAAGATATCTTATTTAAAAACCTTTTAACCTCTAGGGAAGTATTAGAGATTATTAGAAGTAATTTAGAAAAGGAAAAATCTTTTTATGGTAAAAAAGTATTATTAGATTTGTTATCAGAAATTATTAAACCTAATGTTTCTTTTGATAATTTATATACAGAAAAAGTAATAGATAACTCCATAAAAAACATTTCTTATACCAAGGGAAAAGTTGAATCTGGAAAGTTAATTATATTAAAAGGAGATGTTGTTGAAGGGAAAAAACTAGCCATCTTAAATTCTTTAAAAAGTGAATCTGAGTCTAAAGTTTGGACCGACTCAAATTATAATTGGATTATTCTGGGATATACCATCTTAGTTTCACTTGCTTTATTTATGCTTTTATTATTTTTGTATAAGTATAGAATAGAAATATATCATAACAATAACAAAGTTACTTTTATCTTTTTTAATGTTTTTTCAATGATTTTTATACAAACATTGGTTATTAAGTACAATGCAGATTATTTATATGTTGTTCCTTTAAGTGTGCTTCCAATAGTTTTAAAAGCTTTTTTTGATGCCCGTTTAGGTTTATTTACCCATGTTTTAACCGTGTTACTTTTAGGGTATATTGTGCCTAATAGTTTCGAGTTTATATATTTACATATTATTGCGGGTATGGTAACCATACTTACTGTTTCTGAATTGTATAAGAGAGCAAATTTATTTATTTCAGTTGCTCAGATTACATTAATTTATATGCTTACCTACTTTGCTTTTTCTATAATTAGAGAAGGAAATGCATCTCAAATAAACGGACAATACTTTTTGCTTTTTGCAGCAAACGGGTTGTTGTCTTTTTTATCGATCATTTTAATATATATGTATGAAAAAGTATTCGGTTTGGTCTCTGACGTTACCTTGTTAGAACTTTCTAATACCAATACAAAGCTTTTAAGAGAGTTAAATGAAAAAGCACCCGGTACATTTCAACACTCAATGCAAGTGGCTAATTTAGCCGAAGCTGCAGCCAATGAAATTGGAGCAAATTCTATGCTGATAAGAACAGGTGCATTGTATCATGATATTGGTAAAATGTTAAATCCAATGTATTTTACAGAGAATCAGTCTACAGGTGTAAATCCTCATAATGATTTATCACCCGGAGATAGTTCTAAAATTATTACAGATCATGTTATAAAAGGTGTAGAATTAGCTAAGAAATATAAGTTACCAGATAGAATTATAGATTTTATAAGAACACATCATGGAACCAGTTCTACCTACTATTTTTACATGAAAGAAAAAGAATTAAACCCAGATGTTGTGGTAGATATTAAAAAATTCCAATACCAAGGCCCAATACCCTTTTCAAAAGAGACGGCTATCTTAATGATGTGTGATGCTTCTGAAGCAGCTTCTAAAAGTTTAACAAAACCTACAGCTTTGTCTGTTAGTAATTTGATTGATAAAATCATTAGTAAGCAAATGGCTGATAATCAGTTTTTAAATTCGGATATTACCTTTCGAGAAATAGAAATGATAAAGAAGGTTATCAAGAAAAAACTCATGAATATTTATCATTTAAGAGTAGAATATCCTGAGTAG
- a CDS encoding acetyl-CoA C-acyltransferase, translating to MKEVVIVSVARTPIGSFMGSLSTIPAPKLGAIAIKGALEKISLNPNLVEEVFMGNVVSAGLGQAPARQAAIFAGIPNTVPCTTVNKVCASGMKSIMLAAQTIALGDASIVVAGGMENMSSIPHYQHARKGSKFGPITMEDGLQKDGLVDAYNHIPMGICADTCATEYGFSREDQDAFAIQSYNRSAKAWSDGKYADEIVPVEIPQRRGEPIIFSEDEEYKNVRMDKIPTLRPAFTKDGTVTAANASTINDGGAALVLMSAEKAKELNITPIAKIRSYADAAHEPEWFTTAPSKALPKAFAKANISIDDVDYFELNEAFSVVGLANMKILGISNDKVNVNGGAVSLGHPLGVSGARIVIALTSILKQNNAKIGAAAICNGGGGASAFIIERI from the coding sequence ATGAAAGAAGTCGTAATTGTATCTGTAGCCAGAACTCCTATTGGAAGTTTCATGGGAAGTTTATCTACCATTCCTGCCCCTAAATTAGGTGCAATCGCTATAAAAGGAGCATTAGAAAAAATAAGCTTAAACCCCAATTTGGTTGAAGAGGTTTTCATGGGAAATGTAGTTTCTGCAGGTTTAGGTCAGGCTCCGGCAAGACAAGCAGCCATTTTTGCAGGAATTCCTAATACAGTACCATGTACCACAGTAAACAAAGTATGTGCTTCTGGCATGAAATCTATTATGCTAGCAGCTCAAACAATCGCTTTAGGTGATGCGTCTATCGTTGTTGCAGGTGGTATGGAAAACATGAGTTCTATTCCTCATTATCAACATGCAAGGAAAGGCTCTAAATTTGGACCAATAACCATGGAAGATGGTTTACAAAAAGATGGTTTGGTTGATGCTTATAATCATATACCTATGGGTATTTGTGCAGATACTTGTGCTACTGAATATGGTTTTTCTAGAGAAGATCAAGATGCATTTGCAATACAATCTTATAATAGATCTGCAAAAGCATGGAGTGATGGAAAATATGCTGATGAAATTGTACCTGTTGAAATTCCTCAAAGACGTGGAGAACCTATTATCTTTTCTGAAGACGAAGAATACAAGAATGTAAGAATGGATAAAATTCCTACACTAAGACCTGCGTTTACAAAAGACGGAACAGTTACCGCTGCAAATGCCTCTACAATTAATGATGGTGGTGCTGCATTGGTTTTAATGTCTGCTGAAAAAGCGAAAGAATTAAACATTACACCTATTGCAAAAATAAGAAGTTATGCAGATGCTGCTCATGAACCAGAGTGGTTTACTACAGCACCTTCTAAAGCACTCCCCAAAGCCTTTGCTAAAGCAAATATTTCTATTGATGATGTAGATTATTTTGAATTAAACGAGGCATTTTCTGTTGTTGGATTAGCTAATATGAAGATTTTAGGCATCTCAAATGATAAAGTAAATGTAAATGGTGGTGCTGTTTCTTTAGGGCATCCGTTAGGGGTTTCTGGAGCAAGAATAGTAATTGCTTTAACTTCTATCTTAAAACAAAATAATGCTAAAATTGGAGCTGCTGCAATCTGTAATGGTGGCGGTGGAGCAAGTGCATTTATTATAGAAAGAATTTAA
- a CDS encoding C40 family peptidase, which produces MLYGICNLSIVPLRAEESDQSEMTSQILFGETFKVIEKQKEWSKIRLTFDNYEGFIDNKQYLEITEGFYFKLKTEKQYFSGEMIDFITNSKNELTTIPLGANLPFYNAGKLQINSDLYIYEGAVLSEEKSKKNIAQTAFNYLNSPFLWGGKTPFGIDCSGFTQMVYKLCGHKLLRDAKQQATQGDVLSFIEESEAGDLAFFDNEEGEIIHVGIILSDYHIIHAHGKVRIDTLDHSGIFNAELQKHTHKLRIIKKMI; this is translated from the coding sequence TTGTTATACGGCATTTGTAACTTAAGCATTGTTCCTTTAAGAGCAGAAGAATCAGACCAATCAGAAATGACTAGTCAGATTTTATTTGGTGAAACTTTTAAAGTGATAGAAAAACAAAAAGAATGGAGTAAAATTCGTTTGACTTTTGATAACTATGAAGGCTTTATAGACAATAAGCAATACCTAGAAATTACAGAAGGTTTCTATTTTAAATTAAAAACTGAAAAACAGTATTTTTCAGGAGAAATGATAGATTTTATTACCAATAGCAAAAATGAATTAACCACAATTCCTTTAGGTGCAAATTTACCTTTTTACAATGCTGGTAAACTTCAAATAAACTCAGATTTATATATATATGAAGGAGCTGTTTTATCTGAAGAAAAATCTAAAAAAAACATTGCACAAACTGCTTTCAATTATTTAAATTCTCCATTTTTATGGGGAGGAAAAACGCCTTTTGGAATTGATTGTTCGGGTTTTACACAAATGGTTTATAAACTTTGTGGACACAAACTTTTAAGAGATGCAAAACAGCAAGCTACCCAAGGTGACGTTTTAAGTTTTATTGAAGAAAGTGAAGCTGGTGATTTAGCTTTTTTTGACAATGAAGAAGGAGAAATTATACATGTAGGTATTATTTTAAGTGATTACCATATTATACATGCTCATGGTAAAGTAAGAATAGATACTTTAGACCATAGTGGTATTTTTAATGCAGAACTTCAAAAACACACGCACAAATTAAGAATTATAAAAAAAATGATATAA